The region CCTTCACCGCCCGGCTCTACGATCCCAACGGCAACAATGTCGGCGCCCACCTGGAGATCCGCCGTGGTGTGGACGACACCCTGGCGTACGGTCCGGCCATTTCCGCGACCGTCCCCTCGGGTGCATCGGTCACCTGGACGGTCCCCGACAGCGCCCTGCTCGCGTACGACACGGTCTACTACTACCAAGCGTGGGCCACGGACACCCATCACGCGACCGGTCCCACCACCGAGCCGTGCTACTTCACGGTCGACGGTGTCGCCCCGGGCGAGCCCACGATCACCGTCGGTACGCTCCTCGTCGACGTGCCCGGTCCCGTCACCTTCACCCCGGCCGCCGGTGACGATGACATCGCCGGTTACCGCTACGGGTTCAACAACAACGTCAGCGAATGGGTCGCCGCAGACGCGACCGGTGCCGCGACCATCTGGGTCACCCTGACCGAGGACCCGTTCTTCCCCGGCAGCGCGACCGCCGACCTGTGGGTCCAGGCGGTCGACACGGCCGGCAACGGATATGCCGGAGTCATCGGGCCGATCCTCCTGTTCCCGCAGACGACAACGCCGTAACCGGGCCGGTCCGAAGCAGACCGTCACCGCCGACCCGCCCGATCCGAACCTGTTCGCGCACGCCCCGATGGCCGTTGACCGGCCGACGGGGCGTGCGCCGTTTCCGGACCCGCACCCGTGCAACAGTCCGGCGCCGCCGGGCGTCCCCGGTCCGAGGAGGTGGAGATGCAGAGCGCGGATGGTCAAGCATTCGAGGATTTTGTACGTGCCCGCTCGGCGGCGCTGGTCCGCTACGGATACGTCCTGACCGGCAACCCGCACGACGCCGCGGACCTGACGCAGGAGGCGTTGGCCCGACTCGGGTCTACCTGGTCGCGGGTGCGGCACAAGGACGACCCCGAGGGTTACGTACGCACCATCATGGCCCGGCTGCACATCAGCTGGTGGCGGAAGCGACGACGTGAGCGGCTCTCCGGTGACGTACCGGAACAGGTACACACCGAGGCGGGTTTCGCACACGCCGACGGGGACGGCGGCCTGTGGCAGGCGCTGGCCCTGCTGCCCCGGCGGCAGCGTGCCGTACTGGTGCTGCGCTACTACGAGCACCGCAGCGACGAGGAGATCGCCGAGCACCTGGGCGTCACCCGGGGCACGGTACGCAGCCAGGCGTTTCGCGGGCTGAGCAAGTTACGCGCCGGTTGGCACCCGGAGACAACGACAAGGCAGGAAGGGATGGTGGAGAGCGGACGATGACCGACCAACTGGAAGACGAACTGATTCGTACCCTGGCCCGCGCCGGAGCCATCGCGCCGGCCCCCGGCGTGGACTTCGTACCCGAGGTACGACGCCGCCAGCGGCGACGCCGGCAGCGGAGGGTCGCCGTCGCCGCTGCCTGCGCCGTGACGCTGACGATCGTCGGCGGCCTGAGCGTGGTCCGGCCCACCGAAACGGCTCCCACGCCGGACCCGGAACCGATCACCACCGCCACCGACTGGTCCGGGGAGATACCGGAATTCGCCACGCTCAGGTCACCCGAGCAGGTCTGGCCCCGTGCGGTCCGCAAGATGCCCGGCACGCTCCCCAATGGCGACTCGTACGTGGTTCTGGCGATCGTCGATCGGGATCGTTACCTGGTCAACAACACCGGCGGCACCAGGGGTCCGCTGCTCTTCGATGCGCGGACCGGCGCCATACGTCCACTCGCCGACCCGTCGACCGGCGCCGGAGGCCCCGTCAGCGGCAGGATCAACTCGTTCGTGGTGGTGGGAGAAGAGGTGGCCTGGATAGCCGACGTGGCGAACCCCGGCGACGCGGGATCGCTCGCGCTCTGGGCGGCTCCGCTCGACGGCCGAACCCCGCCGCGCCTGCTCTACACGTACGTCGAGACGGACCATGCGTATCCGCACCTCGCCACGGCGGGGGACAGCGTCTACTGGCGGCAGGACAAGGGCAGCCGCCCGGCCGGCATCTACCGAATCCCGGTCTCCGGTGGGGCGCCGACCCTGGTTCCCGGCTCCGAAGCGTTCTACCTGAGCGGGCTCTCACCGTGGGTGGACACCCACACGCGGCAGACCCCGGTCAACGGAGAACCGATCTCGGGCGAGCTGTGGAACCTGGTCACCGGTGAACGCCGCGCCTGGAAGGCCGCCCCGAGCGTCGGGGCTCTCCTGTGCGACCCGGTGCTCTGCCTGGGCCAGGCCCTGCACAAGCAGCCCACGCTACAGCGGTTGGACGGCAGCGATTTCCGGAAGTTCGCGGATCCGTCCGGATCGGCGGCGGGTGTGTGGGGAGGAATGGACGCGGCGCTCGACGGCCGGTTCGCGACGGCCTGGTTCGAGACGGCGTTGAGCCGGTTCCCGTTCATCTGGGACCGCTTCAGTGGAAAGGCGGCGGTGGTCAAGACACCGCGGGGACCCGCGACATCGGGCTCGTTCGGACCGGACCGGAGTTCCGAGCCCTGGATGGTGATGATCCCCGGAAGCGCGCTGGTGCAGTGGTCGGATGGGAAGGGCGGCACCCACCTGCTCGATCTGCGGGCCATCCGGTAGAGGTCGACCGGTGCGGTGAAACGGCCAGCCCGTCGGCGGTTACCGCCGGCGGCCTCGGCCGTACCGGTGCACCAACTGGGCGCGCGTGAAAATACACTTCCGCCATAACGGCCGGCACCGTCCAAACGACCCGTGACACGAGTCCGACACCACTTCGGAGCGTCAACCGCTTGCCCTTTTCGGCGGTTCAGGAAAGAGCCGATCGCGCCCCAGGCCGCGCCATCCGAATGCGCCCTTGGCATCTCCACCGAGCATCGGCTCCACGTGTCGACGAACCGACACTTACAGCGGCGGTGCGGCGACCGCGGCGGGGAAAGTCGTTGTGTCCGGTCCCTTCCCCCGGCTCACCACTCTGTTCCAAAAGGCCAGCTGGACGTACTGTTGATCTCTAAGTAGCCACCGGCCACATCAGTTGAATTCGGGCCATGACGAGATTTGTCGGATGGCGACGGCACAGCGGAATTTACTAACAACGTCCGTACGTTCCAGCGGGTTTGCCGGCACCTTCGTCCTTGGGTACGTTGTCGGCGGCCGGCGCCGAGTTTTCCTTCATGGCCGCAGCAGAATGCGACCGGCCCTATCGGAGATTCCATGAACAGCACGCTGATGGTCCCTGTCCATCTCGATGCCCTGCACTGCCCGAGTGACCGTGTCGTGGTGCGGTCGACGGCGGACTACAGTCGACTGCCCTATTTTGACGGCACCCGTGACCAGAACAGTGACGTCGCGCAGATCAGCGAGGAGATCGTCGGCCGGCCGTTCCAGGACGAGACGGCGGTGTTACAGGCCGGCGTACACCTGCACTGGGCACTGCCGGACGCCCTGACCCGTGGTCGGCAGCGGCCCGACCAGCCGGCCGGCACGGTCGCCTTCCCGGCCGTGCCCAACCGCTGGTTGGTCCGGCGCGGCGCCACCGCGACCCTGAGCGGCCGGGCCTGGGTGGTGGAGAGCGACTACCTGCACCCGGACGGCACCGGGGACACCGCCGGCGTGGCGGTCCCCTACCCGCCCGCCCCGGCACAGGGCCGGCACCGCCCATTCCGATACCTGGGCCGGGCGGTGCCGTTCGAGCTGTGGCGGGCGGCCGATCCGACCGCCGCCTACGTCGACACGCTGACCGCGGTCGGCTTCGCGATGAACGACGGCACCGGGTACAGCGACCCGACCTTCGCCGCCCTCTACCCCAACTGCCACAGCGTGTTCGGCCTGCACGACCCGGAGGTCACCGACACCAGGGGCCTGCGCTACGACCTGATCGGCTGGTACGACGACCCGGCCCGGGACTTCCTGCGCACCGTCACCGGCACGGTCGAGGAGTACGCCGGCTGGACCCCCACCGACGACGTGGCCGTGACCCGTACCGTCTGCTACGCGAGCTGCGGTTTCCGGGCGTCGGCGCCGACCACGGCGGCCGGCCCGACCACGATCACCATCGGCAACACCGCCACCGAGGCGCTGTCCGTGGCCCTCGCGCAGTCCCTGGACGGCGGCCGGCGGTACCAGGTCGAAGACCAGTTGGAAGCGATCCTGCTGGCCGGACGGACCGAGCAGCGGCAGGTCGACGTCGACGCGAAGTTCCGCGAAGCCCGACACGAGAAGGGCTTCACCGCGCGCCGGGGCGGCCGGCTCTGGACCATCGTCGCCGGCAGCACCTCCACCGACCCGGTCCCCGCCGACGCGTCCGGTGCCCAGGCCCGCATCGCGGTGCCGCTGTCCGTCGCCCCCCGGATCGCCGGCCTGCTGGCCGCGCTCAACGACGCCCAGCAGGTGCGAGACGAGGCCGCCGCCGAACTGGAGTCGCTGCGCACGCAGCTGTTCGCCGACTGGTACAGGTACCAGCTCTGCCTCTACCCGCCGGTCGACGACCCGGAGACCTACCCGGACATCGACGAGGTTCGGTCGTTCCTGGAGGACAAGAGCCTGGCCCGGGTGACCGAGCTGGTCGCCGCGCTGCGGCCCGACGGCGACACCCCGGAGAGCCGGCTGCGGGTCGCGTACGCCGCCACCTCCGCCGCCCTCGACGCGCTCAACGCGACGGACGAGCTGGACGACGCCGGCACCCGTTACACCCTCGCCCCCACCCAGGCGGCCCGGTACTGGCAACCCACGGAACCGGTGGTGCACCTGGTCTGTGCCGACGCCCGGCTCAGCGACCGACACGGCCAGGACGGTGCGCTCGCCTGCCCGACCGTGCCGGAACAGACGGTGCTCGACGTCATCGCCGGCGCCCCGAAGGCGTTCGACGTCCTGCTGAACATCCTGCGCGACCCGGACAGCTTCGCGTTCGACGACAGTGACGGCAGCCCGTGGCACCCGTTCCAGCTGGAGTGGGAGGTCGAGATGTTCCCGCTGCGTGCCGGCGGGAACGTCCACCCCGAGGTGGACAGCTACGACACCGACTTCATCACCGCCAACTTCACCCTCGACGACACCGGCCCCGACCTGATCGCCACCGGGCCGGCCCAGACCCTCGCCGGCGCCGCCGCCGTGTACAGCGGATCGTCGCTGCTGACCGGGCACGCCGGCGACCGGATGCGCGGCGTCCTCGCCGAGTACCTCAACAAGACCGTCCTGCCCGACTTCTACGCCGCGACCGGCACCCCGCCCACCGACGACCCGAGCACCATCGTCGACCAGCTACTCGCCTGGTACCCGGACAAGGACGGCACCGACCCGGTCTGGGTCGCGGTCCGCGCGTACGCCCTGGTGACCCGGATGGACTGCCTGGCCCAGTCGCTCGGCGGGTTCAACGACGCCCTGCTCATGCACCGGACGGTGCGCCAGCTCCCGATCGGCGACCCGCTCGGCTTCCCCGAGGACCGCTCGTTCGCCGGCTCGGTGGCCGACGCGGTCGGCATCAGCAACCGCAGCGCCCCCGAGCCGCTCGACGACTTCACCCCGATCCGGTCCGGCGCGATGCGGCTGCTGCGGCTGCGTCTGGTCGACACGTTCGGGCAGACCCGTGACGTCGACTGCGACCGGGTCGTACCGGCGGAGAGCCTGACCGTACCCGGAAACCCCGACCTGGTCGCCCTGCCGCCCCGGCTGAGCCAGCCGGCCCGGGTGGTGTTCCGCTGGCTCGCCGCGGACCACGACGGCGAGACCAACGAACACCCGGACACCGGCCCGGTCTGCGGCTGGCTGCTGCCCAACCACCTCGACACCAGCGTCATGGTGTACGACAACCAGGGCCGCGCGCTCGGCTACGTCGACCAGCTGGCGAGCTGGCAGCCCGCACCGGGCGGCACCGGTGCCGCGACCGTGGCCGACATCGCCAACCCGCACCTGCGCGCAACGGTCGCCGACCTGGTCGGCCAGGGGGCGGACTTCGTCGACCAGTTCATGGACGTGCTCGACCGCGCCCTGGAGAACATCGAACCGGAGGGAGTGGACCAGCACGTCGACCTGGCCGTGCTGATCGGGCGGCCGATCGCGCTGGTCCGCGCGCTGGTCGACCTGGAGGTGCTCGGCCTGCCCGCGGTCCACCAGGGATGGAACGCGTTCCGGGGCGACCTCGGCCGCGCCACCCGGGACAGCGACGGCTTCACCCGGGTCCAGTTCCCGGTCCGGTTCGGCGCACACGAGCAGCTCGACGACGGCATGATCGGCTACTGGGTCGAGGGCGACCCGACGCTGCGCACCCCGCTGGCCCAGAGCTACCCGCACCCGGCGATCCGCACCTGCGCGGACGGTCCGCTCGATGTCCGGCAGGCGGTCGACGCCGCACCCGGGGTCGTACGCATGCTGCTTGACCCGAGGGGGAAGGTGCACGTCACCTCGGGCATCCAGCCGGTCAAGGCGATCGGCATCCCGCCGGTGCACTACGCGGCGGCGATGTCCGCGATCGAGATGACCTTCCCGTGCGCGCCGCTGCTGACCGACCAGGGCGCGGTCAACCTGCCACTGCCGGTGGAGCCGGGCTACCGGTGGGCCTGGCTCAGCCGGACCGGCGGCACCTGGTCGGAGGTGAGCATGGCCGCCGCGATCGACCGGGACGTGTTCGTCGCGGCACTGGCCGGACGGCTGTGGGACCACCTGGCCGACCCGCACGTCGGCTGGCTGCGCCCGGTACCCGGCACCACCGGGGCACTGCGGGCGGTCGAGGTCGACGAGCGGGCCTCGGCGCTGCTCGACCCACCGTTCCGGGCGATGACCGACCGGGTCGAGGCGATCCTGGCGCCGCTCGGCGACCACCTGGTGCAGCAGCCGGCAACGCTGGAGCGCCTGGCCGACACCGTCGCCACCCCGGCCTGGAACAGCCTGCTGGACACCGGGGCCGGCTGGCTGCGCCCGCTGCCCGAGCGGGCCGGACAGGCGCTGATCACCGCGCCCGACGGCCGGCCGCAACCGGTCCTCACCGGCGACCTGGCCGGCGCCGAACCGCTCATCGAGTCGATTCTCGACCTCGGCGAGGAGCGCGTCGGCGCGGCCAGCACGACCGCGCTTCCGGCCGCCCCGCAGGAACTGCGCGCCGGCTGGCTGAAGCTGCGTCACGACAACTAGAGAAGGCGGCACGCGTGCGACGAGACATTCGGCTCGACCTCACCGTCGAGGAGACCAACGTGGTGCTGGAGGCACTGGGGCAGCTGCCGTACGTGCGGGTCCACCTGCTCATCGAGAAGGTGCAGCAGCAGGCGACCAGCCAGCTCCAAGCCGCCACCGAAACCGCGCAGGAGACACCGTGACCAGTTTCGACCAGCAACTGCTGGCGCACCTGCGGCTCGACGCCCTCGTCGGCGGCAAGGCCGTGGACAGCTCCGCGCACGCCCGGCACGGCACCGTCACCGGCACACCGGCGGCCGTACCCGACGACCAGTTCGGCAGTTGCCTACGCTTCGGCGGCGGGGACGGCATCCAGGTCGCCGG is a window of Micromonospora sp. NBC_01699 DNA encoding:
- a CDS encoding SigE family RNA polymerase sigma factor, with translation MQSADGQAFEDFVRARSAALVRYGYVLTGNPHDAADLTQEALARLGSTWSRVRHKDDPEGYVRTIMARLHISWWRKRRRERLSGDVPEQVHTEAGFAHADGDGGLWQALALLPRRQRAVLVLRYYEHRSDEEIAEHLGVTRGTVRSQAFRGLSKLRAGWHPETTTRQEGMVESGR